The genomic region agtgttcacatggtcgtgggttcaagcaccataccagtagcatcttttctcaaaggtttacttaagaacccatcatccaggagtaaacaattatgattgttttattaaatattacaggccatgttcttttgtaaactttcagattgagaagtgcctggatacaaggctagtattgttaacatcatctgatacaatcaactggagCAAAGCTGACATTgctgcctgacctgacttaaaaattggatggcagtacatcagactagaagattacaagtattgaggtggacaaaatgaaacctgagcctaccaaagctgacagattgcacaagaaacacataaatgcaggtatttactgagatattgtaattattttttgaaacttctcattcatttaggaagttcagttgaaacagagttggcaaaaaaatgaacaaaggtatatacattttgaattctaattcaaatgagaactttactggccagcacagaatggttaaatgctagtctaccaacataatgtgcctggttcgaatcagtaaagctgatgaatgtactggttgtgtagctaggatgtgagtaggtctgcacttggctgataatgcatatcatatgtttaagctgcactctcacagattgtctgttttaccaactcgtttttcatttcttggtcttgtaatgaattattttatgcgaatttctgaacactggacataacagacaactggaaaaaggggatcgctgctttcttatattaattcagtcaaaaaagacaactgaaaatattggaacgctgttttcttattttaatacggtcaaaagatgatgttctgtgccaaaaatctcattattagtaaagcgttagtaatgcttttaaccataaaaccaatagttacaaatgtaaatataaaaaacatgatcttatcttttgtcagccgtcttatttcatcagttttcatactgcttttcattagcttattccaagccaaaaagtaaaagaagttgtcaaaaccttcaatctgtgactgagagtgcagcactcttacagattgaatgttttgactactttatttattttttgtcttggaacgggccaatttatgtgaaaatgcatgttaaccatttatataagattgctgacaataaatttgtcagaaaatgtttatatttaagttcaaaatgttttatgcatttttcttaaaccgttagtaacgctttaagccataaaacctttgtttttgacctgaaatatggaagtctgcaatctaatattttgtcagtagtcttatatcactggtttgcagatattttagcaaaaaaataggtcattccaagacaaaaaatacaaaagttgtaaaaacagtaaatctgtgagagtgcagctttaaatgactaaatgttttgatttggctcaattttcacctaaaatcttatagttttgtggcatctaaatggtttgtttttaacaacattacatgtgcatatgattatatttgttcttaaatttgtaatttagaatggaagattcattctctggaaagtagaaaagggcatgttacatactgttatcactgccatgacagaaaccatattgaggagctggtccaccggtaggaagaattgcgctattggttggagcagcactattacccagccatacaccagcacttagtttgtcatagggagcatttctgagcagttatggagaccactaactatgcaggtatgttatcatcaaaatcttggtttatatatttttttataatttagcatctgttgagaagaaatttatttatagattgaaggcacacactatagattgatgcccaaaaatatatttcttattttaatgcattatcatgtctaacttatttgacttaaatgatcaaagcaaaagaaatgcaaatgattaatctgcagatatacaaatgtaagcttttttaactggggaaattgttgccacttgtctattaattaaagaacacatttataattaataatgtttaatctgtacacaaatcatatggcttctttgttttaaccatcaatgtcaaagagtccagcatgataatgcactaaattgaaaaaaatgcattaatttatatgaaccctttaaaacaaagacatttcctaaatccaataaaaaataattgaatattgatgcagagttcagttagaatataatataactttttttgcagttgttgcagtgaaacttgcaccagtgtgttttctgtggagataaagagatagtgtccagcaatgaagacccaactcaaaatctgaccttgtaaggccaatatgaaataactgtgtgggaaaatgggaaaaacctgtAGTCAGGAATGCACGGAAGTCATCAAAAtaacagtgttaaattaatcttgaataacttgacatttatttgtttgacatatttattcatgttgcagtgaaaacattctttttttctcatggttatttaaatttagaattgataggagggaacatcactatgtagtttcatgttcatagtcagatcaaaacccatgtacatgcccaaatgagcattcgaaaatatcaaaatggtacttgttgtatgtagtgtaagttaattaacataataaacaaaaatttattatgtaataattgcagattttttttactttaatatcaaagaaagtaactcgagcacaaattttgtagatatgtggactctgttgatagaagttctgggaggcatttttaggcttgaaagagcatcattttaaagtttttattatgtcccttgaatcttgggtatagtttgtattgtatttgcattttaaagacattggcttcaacagaccctaatgaaatgaaagacagaaggaatgtaattgcttactgaaactgttataagcgacgtcataaattgaagcaattttaacataatgaatatgcatttaactaatttaaagcggttcaaaattaggaaatttgaattaagaatcttgtaggccattggatacatgattaagtagggccaatatatttgtgcttattataatcacatttatccttcttcatctaccttaaagagtgttcatcatttgtatgaaatcatttgatcacgtttcatttgaaagaactttgcggtagtgtttgcttgcttcagttacgtcaccgacagtcttgcagcgctttcagcgctttgatttacTTTGTAGGAAAGAGTTAGTCTTTAACTGTCTTGCATGCTTATACATCCCTTCAGGCTGAATAATTTTGTAAAGCggttaacttaaagaaattctGTGCGGAAATACGTGCCAGTTTAAGCACGAActgtcaatacatttcatcacgcctaaaggtatccttctgaaaacttttgtaaaacaaatcacCAGTAAGACACGGTAGCTCtagtgttatcatgtaattctgCCAAAAAGAAACACTGCCTTTTATGCTGAAACCACCCCTgggttcataatctataatactcacattataatgcttgttgaaaccaggtcaaacatgccaaatttgatggttgtcgggaggggaaacccctcccaAACTCTCCCCtcttaaacaaattataaattactaaatatttgatttcattatttgtgctgaagtgttttttctgtaatttcattcatacatctttaTCGTTTTAAGTATTTACGAGTCATCTGCACCACTCTGCCATgacaaatttatttattcaataaacattttttatttttaaactgggtTGAAGTGTGTAACCAGCCGCCGAGTTAGCTCTGAGTAGCTATATAGAGTTCCAGCTGCGGTGTTGTGTTTCAAATCACCTCACTGGACATAATAACACTCAGGTTACCCACAATCGTGACAGCAGTAAAAGAGCAGAAGTGCCTACATGTCGGCCTAaatggttaaagggactgtgtcacagatctataagcaccaaaaaaagttttttttctttaacgatTCTCAGGACACCGAGTAGctaatcacgcataaggaatgaattttatctggtaatcttttttaatggaaaaatatgaaatatctcatgaacttaaataaattgtaaactatgtgatacttcagtaagtaagtttcaatgcattgtacacattgaggccaaatttatgatatttttcgacaattttcatattttttcgctatttttatcatctgtgagacaacCCCTTTAATGGGCGGACGAGTCTAGTTTGTGTGAGTTGAAACCAGCTGCCCATTTAACTCAGTTGgcaagagcgccgtgctagtgttcctgcGGTCGTGAGTCTGAGCCCTACACCAGGCTCACTTTTCTTCTACAGTAAGGTTTACCATAAGCATGCgcaatgatttttaatgaaaaaggaatgttttttagatttagttttcactacttaagttttaacatttttgttcaatactttaattttacaatacaataaacgaaGTACACAATCGCACAATTAAATTATGACCTGAAGGTCATATCGATATATGGATACCGATTGCATCAACTTAGCTTGTTCATTATCCGTAAAAACcaacgttatgtcattatggtgtccaaacagcaacgtatgaacgattgaatttacaataacaagtatgATTCTTAGTACAACTTAACTATGAAAGCAACGTTAAATCggtgttattgcatcatgatgAAAGTTTCAATATAATAGACACATTGAAGGAAGACGTCACGCGCACCTGCAATGTGCttatatgcaaatcattgtttacatcagctgtcgtaaaatgcgcataaatacatttaacctaattatttagatatccagtttaaacggtattttttaagatgtggggtaaaaaaaacgcaattgttatgacaaaccctgtttgttttgtattattattgcagagttatgaaatataatttccggtcaaaagaagtactctttagacgtgtattctccactccttttatggaagtgccgaaggtcgattgtacatgtacctcgggtatttccgtatttcattggttaacggaggtcaaacctcgccctaaacatgtacaatttgcttgccggcatgcacgcgctttatatgaacaatgtatgacgagcttttctggttctcattttcacggttcagtggtgcccaaattttttaatgcctatcactccggcaaaaaagaagtagtcccttgcatacacgtacaaaccgtaagagggcttgtacagacaaacgcttcgcgtttgtcttcaagcccgtataaatatacttattattatttaagatataacCGTAAGATCATCTTATCTAActcttttgacaactttttgtcttgaaacgagccaattttttttgcgaaattccatagaaaccagttatataagactgctgacaaaaaatagatcgcatatttttatatttaagttcaaaaattgatgtgttatgcatttttcttaaacggtttaagccataaaacattaattttccaacggaaatatgaaaatctgcgatttgatcttttgtcagcaatatttaatcattggtttgaagatattcacgcaaaaattgctctttccaagacataaaataaaaaaagtgtaaaaatgttatatcctGTGAGAGTGCTTTTTTAAGTTATAACCGTAAGATCATCTTAGCTTACTCTTCAATAGAGACGTTTTTGTAATTGAATAAATGGTTTGAACATACCGTTTGAACTTATTATGGCCTTCAACATTTTGCAGTTGAGTACGAAAGTCTGACATTCGCTCTTTAGACTTGAGCAAACGAATATGTCTCTGTATTTTCTGACGATCTCCTTTTACATTCTCAACTTTGTTCGTTTCTgcgttaatgtttgttttcatgccATGACAATTCAATGAGCAAAACTCATTTGTTTCTGTATCGGCGTTTTTTGTTTCCTCGACTTTGTCTTTAACAACTTTAAAGTTAACCGCTACATCAGAACGCATTTTCATGATCTGTTTTTCGATGGTTGTACGTGCGGACGCATGGTCGTTTTGCACTCCTGCCTTCTGCATGTACATAGTTTTTGCTGCCCTCGAAAGTTTGGTTGACAAAGCATGAAGGCTATCGTTGTATCGCGCAATTCTCTCTTGGAAGTCGACTGAATCTATTGATTCAGCGATATTCCTCACTTGTTTGCACCCTCGGTGCCTAgtacaaacacatgttatacAAGCCAGTGCATCACAATCACTACACAGATATTTCAATAGCTCATCCCCATGACCACTAATAAGGCACTTGTCGACAAGCGTTTGTGTCGTACAATTGGATTGTGTGTTTTGTTCTAAGTTAACATTGTATTTAGGCAATACCAATATATCATGTTCTTTATGGTTTGACTTATGTGTAACCGTGCAAGGTCCACAGAAGTGGTCAATGCATGTCTTGCAAGAAGACACTGCGGGTCTATGTTGGTCATCTAACAGGCAAATTTCACAAAATTGATAAACTACTTCATCCGATTCTAGCTCATAATTCCTGGAACTTGCCATAACTACTGGGTTGCCCTAAGAGTTGGCATGACTTCCCAATAAAGGTTTTTGATCGTGTGGATGTCTGTTCAGGTTTTACTAAGACAGTCAATGTATGTCTTCAAAGCAGAAAATGCGAGTCTATGTTACTAGTAAATTAATGTCACATAAATGAATTGATACTTCGTCAAAATCAAGCGCATGTTTTCTTAAAGTCTAAATCACTTCCTGGGCCAGTCATAGAGCTGACTGACTGTCGACTTGGATTTTGCTGTGGATTTGACGTAGCCGAGCTTCAACTGAAGGCTTCGTTCCATGTTGAGTGTTTCATATGCCTGAAGAAGAACACAAACGGTTTTATTAAAAGAGGTCAACTTCGATATCAGAAGTAAGAGGTAAACGATATACCATCAAGACAACTCGCTGGTGCTTTTTGCCAAGTAATGATGATCCAAAGTAATACTTATAATGTGAgtcgtttttaaaaaaagctcTTTATGACTAGTAACGACCATAATTAAAGATTTAGGGTAAAAgattattatatattcataaagtatATGGGGGGCTATTTAGGTATCACACACATCGTCACGTCCGTCTATCATTCCTCGTCCGTTTTGCTGTTGTGTCCTGCCCATTACATTGTCATTTATGTTGGGATATCTTAATAACTTGGCAAAAGTGACCATAAAATTACGACTTGTTTCGTCTTACAACCGCTTCCTATGCTTCAATGGCAAGGTCCTTGCGGGCCGTAgaactttttcaattttattatattagaCTAAATGATGAGATTGGTTCATATCCTTTCGATAAGTTTGTCATTCATTGTTGGATCTTGAAGAATATTTCTAAGGATTACGGTATTTCGCGCCCCAAACACAGGTTACTAGTTTCAAGTTCAAAGTTACTGCGCACCTTAGAACTTGGTCAGTTTTGCTATACCAAAAAAATGGCATATATAAAGGCGTGGCGCGCACTACATGCAGGCCCCTAACTTCAATGTTACTGTCACTTCGAGCCTGCCCATAGATGTTATGCATGGTGGAGTTCCGAAAGAGTTTGGCATACGTGACCACCATAAAAACAAGACCtgtgaaaggtcaaggtcactcgcATGGCTGGGTCAAGGAGTGTTTGAGGTATCTACCATTGAGCACAGTTTACCACGTTGACTATATAGATTATTTTGTATTGATCTTGTGACATATAAAAGGTGTCAATGTGTCGTGCGGGGCTATTCATTACTCCTGGTTTAGGACATTGTTAACAAGAGCATTGATATGAAGAATGAATCGCTTACAATAAGGATGTAAGTAACAGTAGCGCTTTTGTCATGAAAGCTTAATTATAAGACATCTTCCTTGGTCTGACACCACATATGaatcaaatattcaaaaagGATTAAAATCGAAGGAGAGTTTTAGaacaattgcttaaaacaagaaaaaaaaacgaatctAAGACATGCCAAAGTACTTAAACATAACAAGggaatcatattaaataaaaacctgtaaaagtgtttacatattttacataccTTATGATATATCCGCACAAGCAAACATTTCCTGTCGGGTTTTTTAAAGGTATGAACAGTTAAGTAGTACATGTCTgctttgtttatattcaaattatatcaGTTATGTTACCTGATAGCTCTTAGCTTGCAGTAAATGCACACTTTAAACAGGACGTATTGATCGGATGAATACTgaaatttaaatcgttatataCCTGTCGGTGAAGAATACGTTTTTAAAGAAATCTACCAATATTAAGCAAACAAACAGGATATGGCTGGTGTAGAAAGCATTTACTGTGACCTATGTGTTCAAGATAACAACAACATACAAGCTGTGGCATTCTGTAAGAATTTTACGGAATTTTTCTGTGATACATGTGCAAGGTTCCATTTGAGACAGGCACTTGCAAAAACACACACTGTTTTGCGAGGAAAGGATATGCCAAAGGATTCATCATTAATTAAACGGAAACAAATACTGGTTGATTATTATGAAAAGGGGCATACTGATGagcttttaaagtatttttgcAAGAACTGTAACTCTCTTGCATGCTCTATGTGCATACTTAACGCACACAAGGAATGCTCCAAGGTTGAATGTCTTCAAGACCTTACAAATGATGAATTGGATAAAGAGTATGGCGATTTCATATCAATGTCTAAAGATATGGAAAGGTCGTTACATACCTATCACAATAAAGTAAATACCAAtagattgaaaataaatcaatatcaCAAGACCGCAATGCATGGCATGCAAAAAGACGAAACGGGCCTGTTAGAGCAAGTGGGTGCTGCTTCAGAATCTGCCCTACAAGACGTAGACAAAATCAAAACCCGAAAGTGGGAAGCTTTAGACAAACTGACAGAAAAACACAAATATCTCGAAAAGAGGATTTCAATGTTCAAGGAAAGAATTGCAAGTCGATCTACCGCAGACAAAAAGGCTCAACTATTTATTCAGATATTTCGACTGGAAAAACAATTGGATACAATACAAAAAGAAACTAGTAGTCTATTAAAAGAAATCGACACGGATGCGTTTCggtaatcatttattttcaacaaagaaATTAAATTCTTCATTACTTAAACCaatcaatatcaataattatatgcagtgtatttcatgaaataattcTAATACGAGTTAACATCTATTGAAACCAAGTTATTCTAAAACCGATGTAAATTTAGTAATAAAGTACTTTACGTAAATGAAGATGTTTAATGATATATAGGTACAATGTACTGTCATATTTAACGCAACTTGATTCAACCAGATGTTGGTATTAAAAACATAAGATCGACCGAGAGTCATTAATGTACGTATTTTTGTTCTAGTTTCAGATACATTCCCAAGACAGACAACACTAACCTCACAAAAGCAGGTGACGTCGTCGATTAACGGTCCAAACGACATCAACATTTTGAACATTAGATGACTGGTTGCATTCAGCGATCGATatgacttatttaaaaaaaacgtttaaaaagtatTATGTAACCTAAAATGTTATTGGTGTCATTTGTTTTGCCTATTGATAAAGAGGAGCATGTACAATGAGAACtggtatatgaaaataaaataccgGTTTTGAACTAAATCTAGAACAAACATAGGTTATTCATGAAATGCTGTTTCAAGGCTCACTTAGTATTCCACATGACCCACATTTGTTATCATGTATTGTTAGTTGATCAAACAAAGATTCTGTCCAACAAATATGActtttggatataaatcttgcCTCTTAACTTTGGGCGTTTTAGTTGTATtatttgacccagtgacccaTGTTTTATCCGACATAAtctaattttataaaacaatatcattaaaatataatgaccACGTTTCACAAAGTTTGGATAAGTCCATACTTaaacttttgataaaaaagtgaTTAATACGGACATACTACTTAACATGATAAAAACAGAAAACTAAATGCGTGTCGGACAACGATGTCGACCTTGCGCtatgataattatgaaaaaactTTTAAGAAAGACTTAATTcaagtgtgacctttacctctgacatatatatatatatatatatatatatatatatatatatatatatatatatatatatatatatatatatatatatatatatatatatatatatggctcTCATACACGACACACACTCTTTTCACAGTGAACACTTAGTTTTACTAAGACTGAAGACCGacctttatttttgaaaaagagaAACCCTCACAATGAggtataaacaaaacacatttgttgGTTTATTTAACATCCTTCGGTGCTAGCATGTATCCCATGTCATCATTTGGCGTTCTTCAATACAATAACTACAgttgaatatatttacaaattccATTCGTGGTGTCAAAACTCATAAGACCCACGCCGGAGAAGTAAGGCGCTTTGGTTGATGTTGTAGCGGGACTTGGAGAGGGTGCGCTAAAATAGCAAGCTACATGTAGGGCAgatatatttgtgaaaaaaactatCGTCCTTCATGACAAGACACGACCGACACCAAACAGCAATAAGAAAGGATCGTCTGCGTATAGTGGTATATTAAATGGGGAATTGCAGCAATTAGTATATGCATTTCTTTTAGATAAAAAACCGGCATAGACATCGGCAACTTTCCAGAACATgtagacaaaaacattttgtactTTGGAACGAACCACTTTCAATGAGTTTTAGTGTTCTAACAACAAGGACAAGTACATACATGTTGACCTTACAAAACCTTGACCATTTATTTGACAAAAGGAAATAGGCATTGCGTCTGACCAGCGCAGCGAATAAGTCTCTTGTTTTGGGTTTATAGCAGACAGgcttacatttatttaaaaaaaaattcgatGTTTTACATATTCACGGTCATCAAAACAGTTTCTTTACAATATAGTTGAAGGGAAGCTGAAATGTGTTACTGACTTTTCTTGCAATCCAAAAACCTGTTCCTTAAATCCTTTTCCATTGGAATTTGTAAGCATATTCTTATAATATGCCATCTATTTACTTTCCAAAATCCGACAGTGAAAATACAGTAGTAGACAAACCCAGTGAATTTCCtattggaaaaatacgaaaatactgcgaaaaatgcatgtgttgtaagcgatgttatatttcagtaagtaagattcaatgcgttgtacacaacgatatcagttttatgtatttctttttaaatatttcctttttactTGCACTTGTGTCTAGCCCCTTTGAGGTAGAAatttggcttaatgaaataagctactgaCTCTTGTTATGCTTAAGAACTGGAGGAAATGTGATCAAAAACAGTACAGAAATAAAACACTTGTAAAGGATATAATAGAAGCTGGTCTTATGCTGAAAGTGCAACACCATCTACAGATGAtaagactatatatttcattgttttgtctaGTTGCATATGAACGTCATGACGAAACTATCGTTGACCGGCTTTGAGTTTTCCTAATGGTGACCTGTTG from Mya arenaria isolate MELC-2E11 chromosome 3, ASM2691426v1 harbors:
- the LOC128225633 gene encoding transcription intermediary factor 1-beta-like; its protein translation is MAGVESIYCDLCVQDNNNIQAVAFCKNFTEFFCDTCARFHLRQALAKTHTVLRGKDMPKDSSLIKRKQILVDYYEKGHTDELLKYFCKNCNSLACSMCILNAHKECSKVECLQDLTNDELDKEYGDFISMSKDMERSLHTYHNKVNTNRLKINQYHKTAMHGMQKDETGLLEQVGAASESALQDVDKIKTRKWEALDKLTEKHKYLEKRISMFKERIASRSTADKKAQLFIQIFRLEKQLDTIQKETSSLLKEIDTDAFRFRYIPKTDNTNLTKAGDVVD